The DNA window AACCCATTATTATACAGATTCAATTGACTCAAACAATATTGAACTTTCCAACAATGAAATATTGGAAATGAATTCTAACATGAATTCAAGGGTGCTTGTAAACAAACATAATATTTACTTAACAACCAACTAAAAGTTTACCAATAAAAGATAATCTATGAGTTTATCGATGAAAAAAAAATGTAACTATGTCGGTAGATTATGGTCAAATTGAATGTGATAAATTTTGATGAGCTTTGCCAAATTTATAATATGGTTATATGAAATGTGAAAATCATCTGATCAGTGTGactattttatccaattttacaagtcacacaattttctTTGTGTAGTAACTAAGTAACACCTTTTTTGAATATAAACATTTGTATTATCAACTCATTAATGAAGCCAAACTTGTTTGAAAGAGATATCAATATAGAGAAAGGTACAACAACCGTGAATCCCATAATGGAATAAAGAAAAAGGAgacagaaaagaaaaagaaggaaagatAATAACTaccaaaccaaaaaaagaaaaactatTAGAGATGACACTATTCAAGTCTTTATACTTTAATGGTGTCGACAAGTTtaataaaacactaattttgatgTTTCTTgcttatatatttaataaatttaacagGGTCTTCGACACACATCCGACTCATGTTATTTGACCTTCATTTATCcatctaatattttatttatttatataatattaaaagaattacaaatattttaatcaaattaatattTTCAATTCTTCATTAATAACATTATTTATTATCCGTCTTATATGTATATGAGATTCGTTAAAAATAATGTATAAGGTTTTTTgaagtaaagaaaaaaaaatattttttaaatatttgtctAAATTGTTTGACAAGTGTTATATGTATGATATGAGTGTCAGACACCGATTCAAAGAGTaacgaaacaaagaaaaaacattttttagagacatttatttgattttttgattcTTGTCTAATTTTTTTAACACGTGTTATATAAGTGTCATACAAGTATACAATAGTGATATGTGTCAGACACCACAACACACCTGCTCCTTGAAGTGCTCCTGCTTCGTGGATGATATATGATATCGTTCCAACATGACCGAAAGTCCAATAATTGAAATGTTCTATCTATTATCAATTCAAAATTACAAGGTACTGGAGGCATATTGCACATGCTACCTATAGATCGTACTCGATTCACACCACGAACGGTTACTCAATATTTAATATCATCTAACGATTTTTCGCATACAATACCAAAAACCAAAGAGATCTCCAATTGCTCCTCGTATATTAGAGATTACACATAAGACCTGAGATATATTTTAACTATAATTTACTCGTACGTTATTTTTTCACTTAGTAATTAACTGAAACGTTGAATGTTAATTTTGCAGATTCATTATTTCTTTACCGTAACGAAATCTTACTACACCGCATATAGATTTCATTGCATTTTTTCAGAGCAAAAGATATGTTATAGTATTCAATTTAAATATGAACTTTATAATACAGATATTTAGTTAAGAATAATGTGTCTATACATAGGGGTGTTCACGGTGTGGTTTGAGCGACTTTGACGCAAAAAATTATCCGAACCGCAAGAAAAAAAATATGCTGTTTAGTTTGGTTCGattgacttttagaaataaaacttaACCAACTCAAAATAAACCAatgcagtttggttcggttccgttggtttgatttttttcaaaaaatttattgagccatacatacacatataaatGAAAACGCAACTTTGTACGTAATCATCCATACATAACTAAATAACAATTAAACTCATTATATTTGGACCACAACTtcctatttaatatgtaaaaatcatATTAGAATAAAGTGAAATAagaaacataaaataatattaaaaatattataataaaacaaaaattagagGAGTTGAGtgattagtgaagatgaaaaagaaagaacaaaagaGATGAGAGTTCAGAGAAGAAGAAATGTGATACAAACGAAATTAAATGAGAGAACATTAGTATAAAaatgaaaagatgaaaataaagaaagaatataagagagtagagattaaaGAAGATGAAACAATATGTATTTGGAGAAGAATGTGATATACTGCTAGGTAAGGTTTGAGAAGACTGGAATTGAAATTTTAAGTGTGAGTAAGAGAAAATCGTTCGTAATCATTAAGTTAAGATATAATAGATTTGAGTTTGGGTTGAATGTAAGTTAAGTGAAATTTAAATTGTAACATAATATAATTTGATTCGATTTATAAAATACAAATAGTAAACCGAAACAAACCGCACGATTTTGTTAAATAACTCAAATACCTCCGAAGGAAATCATTTTTTGcaatattcaatatagtttggTTAGATTTAGAGTTTTTCTATTGGGTTAGTCAAGGTTTAAAAACCCCTGGTCATACATATCCACCAATAAGGCATAGGCACATAGATAAAAAGAGGGATGTTTGGTTTCAATAAATAGAGACCAAAGTGGGTCAAAAAAACAAACGTCGTGTTCAGGCAAAATCCATGTGCCCACATGGATGATTGAGAGATACAAATTTTCACAAACTCCAACATTTTATTTATCCTTAATTATGTTAATGTTTTTGTTAGATTAAACATCCACAGACACCCACCATTATATTTATGAATTCTCCaaaacaagtagcaaacacaatcTGACCCACCAATGAAAATTTCCTCAAAACAAACACTTGAATCCAAAGTTTGCAACTTTTAGTGTTTCTAACTAGTTCTAGCACCAAAAGGAGTAAAgggtgttttttatttttattttttgagttttgagAATGAAGAAGAGTGAGAGTGGTGAATATGTGAGAGCAGATCAAATAGATCTCAAGAGTTTAGATGAACAATTGCAGAGGCATCTTAGTAGAGCATggactatggagaagaagaataaggagaaagaagatgaaggtggtgAAGTTGTAGGAAGGTCTTCTTCTAATAATACTAGACAAGAATGGGAGATTGATCCTTCTAAACTTATCATCAAAACTGTCATTGCTCGTGGTACTTTTGGGACTGTTCATCGTGGTGTTTATGATGGTCTTGATGTTGCTGGTATATTCCCCATTGCACTATCTTTCTAATTTTATGCATACTTgttgtttgtgtttttgtttgaaCAACAATCATGGTTTATTAGTAAACAAATATTGAAAATGTTAGCAGAGAATGTACTAGTTTGATTACGTAGTTCGGTCAATTGTGTCTATCTCTGAGTCTAGAGTTGCTAGATTGCCtttctattatttaaatttaaggtTTATTGATATCAAATTgtgtttaaattctccccagttcATAATCACAGTCATATCCAacattttgtgtttgtgtgtgtgttttCCATTTGTTTCTTATACCATTTTGTTCACTTGGAGAATCTTATGTATAGACAAGTTTTAAGTTGTGGTCACGCTGCTGCGATTCTTAATATTGCAGAAAATCGTATTCAAATGAGACTATTGCAACCTTTGTTGTTGCAGAGACTTGAATAAACTTTGATGTTGTTGTGCAAATGAGAATTTTATCTAACTAAATCATATTCGAAATATGGACGAAAAAAGCTTGTTTTTGTTCAAGGTCTTGGCTTTAAATGAATGTATAATAGAGAATCTTGAAgagtttggtttgaattttttttttttgttttagtgTTAATTTTGCAGTTTTTTCAACTTTGTCAAGTAGTACTTGTAATTGTGATTTCATTATGCTTATATCTATTTTACAATAAAAAACATTTTCTGCTTTTTTGTTCTTTAAAGAACCATGTTAGTTAGTTGAAAgagtttgatatttttttttatcaattttggaCTGCAATATTGAAACTTTCTAAATCAAGATTTAGAAAAATCTGTGATTCACAAGATTCAGTACTATCCTTTGCCTTTTTTTCTTTCCTAAAACTCACAAGATCCACTTGACTTGACAGTTGTGTCCATGAACTTTATTATTCTTCTCTccttttttgaactttcttgtgTTTTTGATTTATTACTGATAGACACCTGATTTTTCTACCACAAGGTCTTGTAaagattgaaaataaaaattaaaaaaataataataaaaatgaaaattatttcATGCTAATGACATGTGATTATGTTGCCACATACATTTCTGACTCATAAAAATGTTTATCAATAATACTAATCACCTTTTTAAGTTTTCACGATTTTCATGATGTTCTAAGTAAAACACTATCATCTTAAGCTTCATGGATGCTAGCTAAACTTGTTAACTCTGCAACCTTCTCGTCAGACGATTCAATATGAAGAAACTTATCTTTTCATTTTGCTTTCGCAGTTAAGCTTCTTGATTGGGGGGAAGAGGGACATCGGTCAGATGCTGAAATTGCCTCATTGAGAGCAGCTTTTACGCAAGAAGTTGCTGTTTGGCACAAGCTTGACCATCCTAATGTAACCAAGGTAATAGTGTACTATGGCCGGTTTATTTCCTTCATTTTCTATTACAAATGAAACATGTGAAATTTTTTGCATTGGCATTTTCATTAGATTCAAACATTCATGTTTGATTTTTCTTATCGGCGTATAATGTAAAATCGGTTTTTTGTAGTTTCTTGGTGCAACAATGGGAACATCAGACCTACAGATACAAACAGAAACCGGTCATATAGGCATGCCGAGTAatctttgttgtgttgttgttgagtATTGTCCTGGTGGTGCTTTGAAGTCGTATCTAATTAAAAACCGAAGAAGGAAGCTTGCTTTTAAAGTGGTTGTTCAACTAGCTCTTGACCTTGCAAGAGGGTTCAATCCATATGCCTAATCTATGTCATTATAAGTTTTAACATGATAATGATTTTTCTTTCTATAAGCCTAAGAATCATTCATATTTTCTTACTTTAATAGGTTGAGTTATCTccacataaagaagattgtccataGAGATGTTAAAACAGAAAATATGCTTCTAGACAAGTCACGCACGTTGAAAATCGCTGATTTTGGTGTAGCTCGTATTGAAGCTTCGAATCCTCATGACATGACTGGTGAAACTGGAACGCTTGGTTACATGGCTCCTGAGGTACATACATTTTTTTTCCATTGAGAACATCTCTTATGCAGCGATATTGTCCTGTGAGTGTGAGCTCGCATTTGCTTCGATCCTAGATATTACAGAACGTTGCGGTCAAATGCAATTGATGTGGCCTAAATCCTGCCCGCGCATACATAAAGTGGTCTTATTTTTGAACCATTATAAAGTGGTTTAGTTTTGCAAAAGTGTCAAGTTGTTCCTATTATGTTTGAATCGCTTCAGATCATAAACTTACCTGAAGAAATATTT is part of the Vicia villosa cultivar HV-30 ecotype Madison, WI linkage group LG2, Vvil1.0, whole genome shotgun sequence genome and encodes:
- the LOC131652747 gene encoding serine/threonine-protein kinase STY13-like, whose translation is MKKSESGEYVRADQIDLKSLDEQLQRHLSRAWTMEKKNKEKEDEGGEVVGRSSSNNTRQEWEIDPSKLIIKTVIARGTFGTVHRGVYDGLDVAVKLLDWGEEGHRSDAEIASLRAAFTQEVAVWHKLDHPNVTKFLGATMGTSDLQIQTETGHIGMPSNLCCVVVEYCPGGALKSYLIKNRRRKLAFKVVVQLALDLARGLSYLHIKKIVHRDVKTENMLLDKSRTLKIADFGVARIEASNPHDMTGETGTLGYMAPEVLNGSAYNRKCDVYSFGICLWEIYCCDMPYPDLSFSEVTSAVVRQNLRPEIPRCCPSSLANVMKRCWDANPDKRPEMDEVVIMLEAIDTSKGGGMIPVDQPQSCLCFRKYRGP